A section of the Desulfotignum phosphitoxidans DSM 13687 genome encodes:
- a CDS encoding Lrp/AsnC family transcriptional regulator, whose translation MKIDQTNIDIIRELKQGKRSFKKIADKLEITENTVRSRVNKLQEEGVLEICGLVDPDMLPGHRVVIIGIKLSEMNLVEKGEEISRLRGVIHTNVVTGRFDLLIMVMFKKEFGLLEFYTEEIAKINGVRSVETFVVYKSYNLKVPYIF comes from the coding sequence ATGAAAATAGATCAGACAAATATCGACATCATCAGAGAACTCAAACAGGGAAAAAGGTCTTTCAAGAAAATTGCGGACAAGCTTGAAATCACGGAAAACACCGTCCGGTCCCGAGTGAATAAATTGCAGGAAGAAGGCGTACTGGAGATTTGCGGTCTGGTGGATCCTGACATGCTCCCGGGTCACCGGGTGGTGATCATCGGCATCAAACTGTCAGAGATGAATCTGGTGGAAAAAGGCGAGGAGATCAGCCGGCTTCGGGGGGTCATTCATACCAATGTGGTCACGGGACGGTTTGACCTGCTGATCATGGTCATGTTTAAAAAAGAATTCGGACTTCTGGAATTTTACACTGAAGAAATCGCCAAGATTAACGGTGTCCGGTCCGTGGAAACCTTTGTTGTATACAAGTCATATAATTTAAAGGTTCCCTATATTTTTTAA
- the gcvPB gene encoding aminomethyl-transferring glycine dehydrogenase subunit GcvPB, translated as MTQRPGTKGLIFNEPNVWDKSREGRCAISLPKADVERSPLDPALTGDTPNLPQLSELDVVRHYTRLSQWNFGVDSGMYPLGSCTMKYNPKTNEVQAARQGFAGAHPLAGDECSQGALRLMYDLERSLAEITGFDAVTLQPAAGAHGELTGMLIIHAYHAKQGRQRSKIIIPDTAHGTNPASATLCGYKSVNLKSGPKGILEPEAVAEIMDEETAGIMITNPNTLGLFEENIKEICEIVHAKGGLVYGDGANMNAIMGVVQPGKLGIDVLHLNLHKTFSTPHGGGGPGSGPVAVNEKLTPFLPVPRVEKELDTFKFVTDCPDSIGRLHTFYGHFGVMIKAYAYILTMGAQGLLDTSRLAVLNANYIKESLKGTLNLPYDRPCMHECVFNDAKQQEYHISTMDMAKRLLDYGFHPPTVYFPLVVDGAFMVEPTETESKEDIDQFIDAVKAIAKEAQTDPEKLTSAPVLPKVTRLDEVAAARKPCLRG; from the coding sequence ATGACTCAGCGGCCAGGCACCAAAGGATTGATATTCAACGAACCCAATGTGTGGGACAAAAGCCGTGAAGGCCGGTGCGCCATTTCCCTGCCCAAAGCAGACGTGGAACGGTCCCCTCTGGATCCGGCACTGACCGGAGATACCCCGAACCTGCCCCAGCTGTCCGAGCTGGACGTGGTAAGACATTACACCAGGCTGTCCCAGTGGAACTTTGGCGTGGATTCCGGCATGTACCCCTTAGGGTCCTGCACCATGAAATACAACCCCAAAACCAACGAAGTTCAGGCGGCCCGCCAGGGATTTGCCGGGGCCCATCCCCTGGCCGGTGATGAATGCTCCCAGGGGGCGTTGCGGCTCATGTATGACCTGGAACGCTCTTTGGCGGAAATCACAGGGTTTGATGCCGTCACGCTGCAACCGGCTGCCGGAGCCCATGGCGAGCTCACCGGCATGCTGATTATCCATGCTTATCACGCCAAACAGGGCCGACAGCGGTCCAAGATCATCATTCCGGACACGGCCCACGGCACCAACCCGGCCTCGGCCACCTTGTGCGGATACAAAAGCGTCAACCTCAAATCCGGCCCCAAAGGGATTCTGGAGCCTGAGGCTGTGGCTGAAATCATGGATGAAGAAACCGCAGGTATCATGATCACCAACCCCAATACCTTAGGGCTGTTTGAGGAAAACATCAAAGAGATCTGCGAGATCGTCCATGCCAAGGGCGGGCTGGTATATGGGGACGGTGCCAACATGAACGCCATCATGGGTGTGGTGCAACCCGGGAAACTGGGCATTGACGTGCTTCATCTGAACCTGCACAAAACCTTTTCTACCCCGCACGGCGGCGGCGGACCCGGGTCCGGTCCCGTGGCTGTCAATGAAAAACTAACGCCGTTTCTGCCCGTTCCCCGGGTGGAAAAAGAGTTGGATACGTTCAAATTCGTGACAGACTGTCCGGATTCCATCGGCCGGCTCCACACGTTTTACGGGCATTTCGGGGTCATGATCAAGGCGTATGCCTATATTCTGACCATGGGGGCACAGGGCCTGCTGGATACCTCCCGCCTGGCCGTGCTCAATGCCAATTATATCAAGGAATCCCTCAAAGGGACCCTGAACCTGCCCTATGACCGGCCGTGCATGCATGAATGCGTGTTCAACGATGCCAAACAGCAGGAATATCACATCTCCACCATGGATATGGCCAAACGGCTGCTGGATTACGGATTTCATCCGCCCACAGTCTATTTCCCGCTGGTGGTGGACGGCGCGTTCATGGTGGAACCCACGGAAACCGAATCCAAAGAGGACATCGACCAGTTCATCGATGCGGTGAAAGCCATTGCCAAAGAAGCACAAACCGATCCGGAAAAACTGACTTCCGCCCCGGTGCTGCCCAAGGTGACCCGCCTGGATGAAGTGGCCGCGGCCAGAAAGCCATGTCTCAGAGGATAA
- the lipA gene encoding lipoyl synthase, with the protein MHHCAEKKGKPAWLKKHLPRGGDYARVTRLLSGAKLHTVCQEANCPNMFECFSKDTATFMILGDQCTRHCRFCNITARPPLPVDPDEPARVAKAAMDLGLHYVVVTSVTRDDLPDGGAAHFAAVIRAIKKMGQDKDQTIRVEVLIPDFQGDIEALKTVMDAGPDVINHNIETVADLYVQARPEAVYQRSLDLLRNVKRLNPDMPAKSGIMAGLGETRAQLEKTLQDLADHGCDMLTIGQYLQPTRNHLPVEKFYPPEEFDDLADTARHMGFKKVASGPFVRSSYNAEELFQPA; encoded by the coding sequence ATGCATCATTGTGCTGAAAAAAAAGGAAAGCCGGCCTGGCTGAAAAAACATCTTCCCAGAGGCGGCGATTATGCCCGGGTCACCCGGCTTTTGTCCGGTGCCAAGCTTCACACGGTCTGCCAGGAAGCCAACTGCCCCAACATGTTTGAATGCTTTTCCAAAGACACGGCCACGTTCATGATCTTAGGGGACCAGTGCACCCGGCATTGCCGTTTCTGCAATATCACGGCCCGCCCGCCCCTGCCTGTGGATCCGGATGAACCGGCCCGGGTGGCCAAAGCAGCCATGGATTTGGGCCTTCACTATGTGGTGGTCACCTCCGTGACCCGGGATGACCTGCCCGACGGCGGGGCCGCCCATTTTGCCGCTGTGATCCGCGCCATCAAGAAAATGGGACAGGATAAGGATCAGACCATTCGGGTGGAAGTGCTGATTCCGGATTTTCAAGGGGATATCGAAGCCCTGAAAACCGTGATGGATGCCGGTCCGGACGTGATCAATCACAACATTGAAACCGTGGCTGATTTGTATGTACAAGCAAGGCCCGAAGCCGTGTACCAGCGATCCTTGGACCTGCTGAGAAACGTCAAACGCCTGAACCCGGACATGCCGGCCAAATCCGGCATCATGGCGGGCCTGGGCGAAACCCGGGCACAACTGGAAAAAACGTTGCAGGATCTGGCGGATCACGGGTGCGACATGCTCACCATCGGCCAGTATCTTCAGCCCACCCGGAACCATTTGCCCGTGGAAAAATTCTATCCGCCCGAAGAATTTGATGACCTGGCAGACACCGCCCGGCACATGGGATTTAAAAAAGTGGCGTCCGGACCGTTTGTGAGAAGTTCATACAATGCGGAAGAATTGTTTCAACCGGCTTAG
- the gcvPA gene encoding aminomethyl-transferring glycine dehydrogenase subunit GcvPA, whose product MRYLPHTQEDIQKMLAVAGAGSLDDLFKTIPDAVKVKDGLNLPEPMSEWELNDYMEKLASENIACKGYTCLIGAGSYDHYIPAIIPYLVSRSEFATAYTPYQPEVSQGTLQGIYEFQTMVTDLLGMDIATASHYDCGTALAECALIALRKNKKADKIAVSDLVHPSHREIIDTYLKPSGYEMVLIPHTKDGLTDMTALEAMDGIAGVAVQSPNFFGHIEDLAAVKKVADAKKILFITSFTEALAWGILKNPGSFGADLVAGEGQSLGIAKTFGGPGLGLLAGTSKLMRDLPGRLVGRAKDSNGDDGYVLTLSTREQHIRRERASSNICSNNGLNAMTAAMYLSTIGKIGIREIAQLNHDKAMYLKSALAGAGFEPVFDPPFFNEFVMKAPRDFNRKRIDLINRQCVFAGLDLAPYYPELTDHYLFCATEKVSKQQMDQLAKEVA is encoded by the coding sequence ATGCGTTATCTGCCTCATACACAGGAAGATATCCAAAAGATGCTGGCCGTTGCCGGAGCCGGGTCTCTGGATGACCTGTTTAAAACCATTCCGGATGCCGTCAAAGTCAAAGACGGCCTGAACCTGCCGGAGCCCATGAGTGAGTGGGAACTCAACGATTACATGGAAAAACTGGCTTCGGAAAATATTGCCTGCAAAGGCTACACCTGCCTGATCGGGGCCGGCAGCTATGACCATTATATTCCGGCCATCATTCCCTATCTGGTATCCAGGTCTGAATTCGCCACGGCCTACACCCCGTACCAGCCGGAAGTCAGCCAGGGAACCCTCCAGGGCATTTACGAGTTCCAGACCATGGTCACGGATCTGTTGGGCATGGACATTGCCACAGCGTCCCATTATGACTGCGGCACGGCCCTGGCCGAATGCGCGTTGATCGCATTGCGCAAAAATAAAAAAGCCGACAAGATCGCCGTGTCCGACCTGGTGCATCCCAGCCACCGGGAAATCATCGACACCTATCTCAAACCTAGCGGGTACGAGATGGTGCTGATCCCTCATACCAAAGACGGTCTCACTGATATGACGGCCCTGGAAGCCATGGACGGCATTGCCGGCGTGGCCGTGCAGTCCCCCAACTTTTTCGGGCATATCGAAGATCTGGCTGCGGTCAAAAAAGTGGCGGATGCCAAAAAAATCCTGTTCATCACCTCTTTTACCGAAGCGTTGGCCTGGGGAATTTTGAAAAACCCGGGATCATTCGGCGCTGATCTGGTGGCAGGTGAAGGCCAGAGCTTAGGCATTGCCAAAACATTCGGCGGTCCGGGCTTGGGACTTCTGGCCGGCACATCCAAACTCATGCGGGACCTGCCCGGACGTCTGGTGGGCCGGGCCAAAGACAGCAACGGGGATGACGGGTATGTTTTGACCCTGTCCACCCGGGAACAGCATATCCGCCGGGAGAGAGCCTCGTCCAACATCTGCTCCAACAACGGACTCAATGCCATGACTGCGGCCATGTATCTGTCTACCATCGGCAAGATCGGGATCCGGGAAATCGCCCAGCTCAACCATGACAAGGCAATGTACCTGAAATCCGCGCTTGCGGGTGCCGGGTTTGAACCCGTGTTTGACCCGCCGTTTTTCAACGAGTTTGTGATGAAAGCCCCCAGGGATTTCAACCGGAAACGGATCGATCTGATCAACCGGCAGTGCGTTTTCGCCGGTCTGGATCTGGCCCCGTATTACCCAGAACTTACCGACCATTACCTGTTCTGCGCCACGGAAAAAGTGTCGAAACAGCAGATGGATCAGCTGGCAAAGGAGGTGGCATGA
- the lipB gene encoding lipoyl(octanoyl) transferase LipB — protein sequence MSQRINTLSRAGVFQDLGLLEYTTALNFQETARKEKIEDRTRPDKIFFVQHPSVFTFGRNGGQENLTRSEEFLKDRGVALVQTDRGGNVTYHGPGQAVLYPVVDLEQARIGVTDFVYGLEEIMGQTAKDFGVPIHRDPRNHGMWTDSKKIGSVGLSIKHGISIHGLALNVSLDLTPFSWINPCGMSGVLMTSLKQELKDRGLPDPPLPMESIKETLITYFCQWFHFHPVKESAHASLC from the coding sequence ATGTCTCAGAGGATAAACACCCTGTCCCGTGCCGGTGTATTCCAGGATTTAGGTCTCCTGGAATACACCACGGCACTGAATTTCCAGGAAACCGCCCGCAAAGAAAAAATTGAAGACCGGACCCGGCCGGACAAAATCTTTTTTGTCCAGCATCCGTCCGTGTTCACGTTCGGCAGAAACGGCGGACAGGAAAACCTGACCCGGTCTGAAGAATTTCTCAAAGACCGGGGCGTGGCCCTGGTGCAGACGGACCGAGGCGGCAATGTCACCTATCACGGTCCGGGTCAGGCCGTGCTGTATCCCGTGGTGGACCTGGAACAGGCCAGAATCGGAGTCACGGATTTCGTGTACGGGCTGGAGGAGATCATGGGACAGACGGCCAAAGATTTCGGCGTGCCCATTCATCGGGATCCCCGGAACCACGGCATGTGGACAGATTCAAAAAAAATCGGATCCGTGGGGCTGTCCATCAAACACGGCATCAGCATCCACGGCCTGGCATTGAACGTGTCCCTGGACCTGACCCCGTTTTCCTGGATCAATCCCTGCGGCATGTCCGGTGTTTTAATGACCTCCCTGAAACAGGAACTCAAAGACCGGGGATTGCCCGATCCCCCGCTTCCCATGGAATCCATCAAAGAAACCCTGATAACCTATTTCTGTCAATGGTTTCATTTTCATCCGGTAAAGGAGTCTGCCCATGCATCATTGTGCTGA
- a CDS encoding aminomethyltransferase family protein has translation MKTTPLHQWHLDAGANMADFGGYDMPLWYDTGVKNEHLAVLTSAGIFDTSHMACVTVEGPDAFSLLNFCFTRDLTPLAVGRCVYGAFLNEKGHCLDDAIVYKFSGTSFMVCVNAGMGGAISDHLNKHKKDRDVTITDLTDRIAKMDIQGIDSVRILSKLIQSPDTVFGKMPYFSFKGHFDPNHPEAGASKLKNGTPVLLSRSGYTGEFGFEIFIAPNAIVDLWKQVLAAGESFGITACGLGARDSLRAGAGLPLSHQDIGHFKFMNHPWDFALPYNSDKSGFTKDFLGAAALVPEKNDVYVFPFVGDSLRKVAAGENTGVFDENEQQIGHVLTCATDMGITWHEGKIVSINTSDLPDNIKIKGIACGFVMVSKHLEPGTKLMLKEGKRAISVTIVTDIRPDRTARKKITHFI, from the coding sequence ATGAAAACCACACCATTGCACCAATGGCACCTGGATGCCGGTGCCAACATGGCTGACTTCGGCGGATATGACATGCCCCTGTGGTATGACACCGGAGTCAAAAATGAACATTTGGCCGTGCTCACTTCCGCCGGCATATTTGATACCAGCCACATGGCCTGTGTCACTGTGGAAGGACCGGATGCGTTCTCTCTGCTCAATTTCTGTTTTACAAGAGATCTGACACCTCTGGCCGTGGGCCGGTGTGTGTACGGCGCATTCCTGAATGAAAAAGGGCATTGTCTGGATGACGCCATTGTGTACAAATTTTCCGGCACCTCGTTCATGGTCTGTGTGAACGCCGGTATGGGCGGTGCGATTTCTGACCACCTGAACAAACACAAAAAAGACCGGGATGTCACGATCACGGACCTCACCGACAGGATCGCCAAAATGGATATCCAGGGAATCGATTCCGTGCGGATTCTGTCAAAACTGATCCAGTCTCCGGACACCGTGTTTGGAAAAATGCCCTATTTCTCCTTTAAAGGTCATTTTGATCCGAATCATCCGGAAGCGGGTGCGTCGAAACTGAAAAACGGCACCCCCGTGCTGCTGTCCCGGTCCGGGTATACCGGAGAGTTCGGATTTGAGATCTTCATTGCCCCTAACGCGATTGTGGATCTGTGGAAACAGGTGCTGGCGGCCGGCGAATCTTTCGGCATTACGGCCTGCGGCTTAGGTGCCCGGGATTCTCTGCGGGCCGGGGCCGGGCTGCCCCTGTCCCACCAGGATATCGGTCATTTCAAATTCATGAACCATCCCTGGGATTTTGCGTTACCTTATAATTCGGACAAATCCGGTTTTACCAAGGATTTTCTGGGCGCTGCCGCCCTGGTGCCTGAAAAAAATGATGTATATGTATTTCCCTTTGTGGGAGACAGCTTGAGAAAAGTGGCTGCCGGTGAAAATACGGGCGTGTTTGACGAAAACGAACAACAGATCGGGCATGTGCTCACCTGTGCCACGGACATGGGCATCACCTGGCATGAGGGAAAAATTGTCAGCATCAACACCTCGGATCTGCCGGACAACATTAAAATTAAAGGCATTGCCTGCGGATTTGTCATGGTTTCAAAACACCTGGAACCGGGCACAAAACTCATGCTCAAAGAGGGCAAGCGCGCCATCAGCGTGACCATCGTCACTGACATCCGGCCGGACAGAACCGCCAGAAAAAAAATCACCCATTTTATTTAA
- the gcvH gene encoding glycine cleavage system protein GcvH: protein MKDINELNLPEDVKYTKDHEWAKADGDTVTIGINDYAQDQLGEIVFVEMPAVGDSFSAEDEFGSVESVKAVSEMYMPISGEIVAINEDLEDAPENVNEDCYQSGWIIKVKPSDLSEMDALMDKAAYLEMLKG from the coding sequence ATGAAAGACATCAATGAACTGAATTTACCTGAAGACGTCAAATACACCAAAGATCACGAATGGGCCAAAGCCGACGGGGATACCGTGACCATCGGCATCAATGATTATGCCCAGGATCAGCTGGGAGAAATCGTGTTTGTGGAAATGCCCGCAGTGGGGGATTCTTTTTCCGCAGAAGATGAGTTCGGGTCCGTGGAATCGGTCAAGGCCGTATCTGAAATGTACATGCCCATCTCCGGCGAGATCGTGGCCATCAACGAAGATCTGGAAGATGCGCCGGAAAATGTGAATGAAGACTGCTATCAGAGCGGATGGATCATCAAAGTCAAACCATCCGACCTTTCTGAAATGGATGCACTGATGGACAAAGCCGCATACCTTGAGATGCTGAAAGGATAA
- the holA gene encoding DNA polymerase III subunit delta produces MATVKHPGLEQWLADAGNSVPGFVLCAGESYLVQKAVDGIKTSLNPGNSRGFHLETLDGRTTIMGDVIEQISTFSFFGEKKMVLVRQAPMFAVKAGAGEVSYSENDLKRLSDVVENGIPEGHFLVMTTQSLDRRRKIVKTLEKTGLIIDCTVPQGARKADMDDQRQVLQNMAGQILKQNGKTMAPAAFSELADRTGFNPALFAQNLEKLTAYTGNRPDITRTDVEAVILRDKKDPIFSLTNALMEKNTGDALMYLSSLLKDGFHELQILKAFENLVRRMLLVKAFMLDFSKNHPDIRMDRMNFNAFKQQIMPAIIAHDQAARDQAKTAVKDLVIAPNPNSPYPVFQTVEKSARFSLNEIRSALISLGDLDYALKSSSISAQAGIEQFVMTFCKKGGPHHAA; encoded by the coding sequence GTGGCGACCGTTAAACATCCCGGCCTGGAACAATGGCTGGCCGATGCCGGCAATTCCGTGCCCGGATTTGTCCTGTGTGCCGGGGAATCCTATCTGGTGCAAAAAGCCGTGGACGGGATCAAAACCAGCCTGAACCCGGGCAATTCCCGCGGGTTTCACCTGGAAACCCTGGATGGCCGCACCACGATCATGGGAGATGTGATCGAGCAGATCTCCACGTTTTCTTTTTTTGGGGAGAAAAAAATGGTGCTGGTCCGGCAGGCCCCGATGTTTGCGGTCAAAGCCGGGGCAGGGGAGGTGTCTTATTCGGAAAACGACCTGAAGCGGTTGTCTGACGTGGTTGAAAATGGCATTCCGGAGGGGCATTTTCTGGTGATGACCACACAATCCCTGGACCGGCGCAGAAAAATCGTCAAAACCCTGGAAAAAACCGGGTTGATCATTGACTGCACCGTGCCCCAGGGCGCCAGAAAAGCGGACATGGATGATCAGCGCCAGGTACTTCAGAACATGGCCGGACAAATTTTAAAGCAAAACGGCAAAACCATGGCGCCGGCGGCATTTTCCGAGCTGGCGGACCGCACGGGGTTCAATCCGGCCCTGTTTGCCCAGAACCTTGAAAAATTGACGGCATATACAGGGAATCGTCCGGACATCACCCGCACGGATGTGGAAGCCGTTATTCTTCGGGACAAAAAAGACCCGATTTTCAGCCTCACCAATGCGCTCATGGAAAAAAACACGGGGGATGCCCTGATGTATCTGTCCTCATTGCTCAAAGACGGGTTTCATGAGTTGCAGATTCTTAAAGCCTTTGAAAACCTGGTGAGGCGCATGCTCCTGGTCAAGGCGTTTATGCTGGATTTTTCCAAGAATCACCCGGATATCAGAATGGACCGGATGAATTTCAATGCTTTCAAACAGCAGATCATGCCGGCCATCATCGCCCATGATCAGGCGGCCCGGGATCAGGCAAAGACAGCGGTCAAAGACCTGGTGATCGCGCCGAATCCCAACAGCCCATATCCCGTGTTTCAAACCGTTGAAAAATCCGCCCGGTTTTCCTTAAATGAGATCCGATCTGCGCTTATTTCTCTGGGAGATCTTGATTATGCCCTGAAATCGTCATCCATCAGTGCGCAAGCCGGCATTGAACAGTTTGTGATGACATTCTGCAAAAAAGGAGGCCCGCACCATGCCGCGTAA
- the pyk gene encoding pyruvate kinase yields MPRKTKIIATISSLNCSKAFIERLYRAGMNVVRLNTAHMTHDDALKVVENTRAVSEKIGILVDTKGPEIRTCDAVEPLIVRNGDFVKIKGDPAGVSFGDLIYVSHKGFVNDVPMGSSVLIDDGTVAMAVVSQKPDYLVCQVENDGVIHPRKSVNIPSVHVKLPALSKKDIGFIELAADHRLDFIAHSFVRNKEDVLAVQEILDQKKSRIKIIAKIENSHGVENIHEILDHAYGVMIARGDLAVEIPTEKIPLIQKRIITTCIERRRPVIVATQMLHSMIDSPRPTRAEVSDVANACLDRTDALMLSGETASGKYPEVAVRTMAKIAMEVETNSSSFINTPYTSEKIVTAYLAKAAVKAALRLNTKAIVADSLTGNTILALAAYRGDNPIYAQVYDKRVMRQLSLSFGVSADYIPMSAGSMETLKLSICRMLEEKKLADDSLIIVLAGSFGPAHGASFIEIATAGALKEKCVTL; encoded by the coding sequence ATGCCGCGTAAAACCAAAATCATTGCAACCATTTCCAGCCTGAACTGTTCCAAAGCGTTTATTGAACGACTGTATCGGGCCGGCATGAACGTGGTCCGGCTCAACACCGCCCACATGACCCATGACGATGCCCTGAAGGTGGTGGAAAACACCCGGGCCGTGTCTGAGAAAATCGGTATTCTGGTGGATACCAAAGGGCCTGAGATCCGGACCTGCGATGCCGTGGAACCCCTGATCGTCCGCAATGGGGATTTTGTGAAAATCAAAGGCGATCCCGCCGGGGTCTCCTTTGGTGACCTGATTTACGTGTCCCACAAAGGCTTTGTCAATGATGTCCCCATGGGCAGTTCCGTTCTGATTGATGATGGCACCGTGGCCATGGCCGTGGTGAGCCAGAAACCGGATTATCTGGTGTGTCAGGTGGAAAACGACGGGGTGATCCATCCCAGAAAAAGTGTGAATATCCCGTCCGTGCATGTGAAGCTGCCCGCGCTGAGCAAAAAAGACATCGGGTTTATTGAACTGGCCGCCGACCATCGTCTGGATTTTATTGCCCATTCTTTTGTGCGCAACAAAGAAGATGTGCTGGCGGTGCAGGAAATCCTGGACCAAAAAAAGTCCCGGATCAAGATTATCGCCAAGATCGAGAACAGTCACGGGGTGGAAAATATCCATGAAATCCTGGACCATGCCTATGGGGTGATGATTGCCAGAGGGGACCTGGCTGTGGAGATTCCCACGGAAAAAATCCCATTGATTCAGAAAAGGATCATCACCACCTGCATTGAAAGGCGGCGGCCCGTGATTGTGGCCACCCAGATGCTGCATTCAATGATCGATTCCCCGCGTCCCACCCGGGCGGAAGTGTCGGATGTGGCCAATGCCTGCCTGGACAGGACCGATGCATTGATGCTGTCCGGGGAGACCGCCAGCGGCAAATATCCGGAAGTGGCAGTGAGAACCATGGCCAAAATTGCCATGGAAGTGGAAACCAATTCAAGCAGCTTTATCAACACCCCGTATACATCGGAAAAAATCGTGACTGCGTACCTGGCCAAGGCGGCGGTCAAAGCGGCCTTGCGGTTGAACACCAAAGCCATTGTGGCGGATTCTCTGACCGGGAACACCATTCTGGCCTTGGCCGCCTACCGGGGGGACAATCCCATTTATGCCCAGGTGTATGACAAACGGGTGATGCGGCAGCTGTCTCTATCTTTCGGGGTGTCGGCGGATTACATTCCCATGAGCGCCGGATCCATGGAAACCTTGAAACTGTCCATCTGCCGCATGCTGGAAGAAAAAAAACTGGCGGACGATTCATTGATCATTGTACTGGCCGGCAGTTTCGGGCCGGCCCATGGGGCATCGTTCATTGAAATCGCCACAGCCGGCGCGTTAAAGGAAAAATGCGTGACGCTCTAA
- the lpdA gene encoding dihydrolipoyl dehydrogenase, protein MTEKIVVIGGGPGGYVAALRAATLGADVTVIEKENLGGTCLNWGCIPSKIMKNTADILQKCRKALDFGIQLEGAVLPDMAGLMARKNKILASQRAGIDGLLEGRKVNVIKGCARITGPGALEVTGEDDITASLSWNKLIIAVGTRPMNVPDFAFDGKKILSSNDILVLDHVPESMTIVGGGVIGCEFAGIFTALGTQVTIVEAMSRLLPLPSVDTAVSKLLLREMKKQKITVLCDTVVTACDTSGSGCQISLAKSPFTDNPKAKDPKTDTIASDLMAVCIGRTPLSKDLGLDTIGLDTVGPGWIDVNDRMETAVKNVYAIGDILGPSRVMLAHVASHEGLVAAGNAMGENQTMGYDAVPGAIFTMPEIGTVGLSEEEARKKGLEVDTASVNFRVLGKAHAIDEIAGEAKMIVDKSSGRVLGMHLIGPHATDLIAEATLAIEKGLTAKDIAHTIHAHPTLAEIMGEAAAKATGMPLHG, encoded by the coding sequence ATGACTGAAAAAATCGTGGTGATCGGCGGAGGGCCGGGGGGGTATGTGGCGGCGTTGCGGGCCGCGACTCTGGGCGCGGATGTGACCGTAATCGAAAAAGAGAACTTAGGGGGCACCTGTCTCAACTGGGGATGTATTCCATCCAAAATCATGAAAAATACGGCGGATATTCTTCAAAAATGCAGAAAAGCCCTGGATTTCGGCATTCAGCTGGAGGGGGCGGTGCTGCCGGACATGGCCGGGCTCATGGCCAGAAAAAACAAGATTCTGGCATCCCAGCGGGCCGGCATTGACGGCCTGCTCGAGGGACGAAAGGTCAATGTGATCAAAGGTTGTGCCAGAATCACCGGACCCGGGGCCCTGGAAGTGACGGGTGAGGATGATATCACGGCATCCTTGAGCTGGAACAAACTTATTATTGCCGTCGGGACCCGGCCGATGAATGTGCCGGATTTTGCCTTTGACGGCAAAAAGATTCTGTCTTCCAATGATATTCTGGTGCTGGATCATGTGCCGGAATCCATGACCATCGTGGGCGGCGGGGTGATCGGATGCGAATTCGCAGGCATTTTCACGGCCCTGGGCACCCAGGTGACCATCGTGGAAGCCATGTCCCGGCTTTTGCCGTTGCCGTCCGTGGATACGGCCGTGTCCAAACTGTTGCTCAGAGAGATGAAAAAACAGAAAATCACGGTGCTCTGCGACACTGTGGTGACGGCATGTGACACGTCCGGCAGCGGCTGCCAAATTTCTCTGGCCAAAAGCCCGTTCACGGACAATCCCAAAGCCAAAGATCCCAAAACCGATACCATTGCCTCGGATCTCATGGCCGTATGCATCGGCCGGACCCCGCTGTCCAAGGATCTGGGACTGGATACCATCGGCCTGGATACGGTCGGGCCCGGATGGATTGATGTGAATGACAGAATGGAAACCGCTGTGAAAAACGTGTATGCCATCGGCGATATTCTGGGACCCTCCCGGGTGATGCTGGCCCATGTGGCGTCCCATGAAGGGCTGGTGGCCGCCGGCAATGCCATGGGAGAAAATCAAACCATGGGGTATGATGCCGTGCCCGGGGCGATTTTTACCATGCCGGAAATCGGGACTGTGGGACTCAGCGAAGAGGAAGCCCGGAAAAAAGGCCTGGAGGTGGACACGGCATCCGTGAACTTCCGGGTCCTGGGCAAAGCCCATGCCATTGACGAAATTGCCGGAGAAGCCAAAATGATTGTGGACAAATCCTCGGGCCGGGTCCTGGGAATGCATCTCATCGGTCCCCACGCCACGGATTTGATTGCCGAAGCCACCCTGGCCATTGAAAAAGGGTTGACGGCCAAAGACATCGCCCATACCATCCATGCCCATCCCACGCTGGCGGAAATCATGGGAGAAGCAGCGGCCAAAGCAACGGGCATGCCGCTGCACGGGTAA